One genomic window of Microcoleus sp. AS-A8 includes the following:
- the aroF gene encoding 3-deoxy-7-phosphoheptulonate synthase: MLNAKLATQSHPDHNTIVRLSDSVAFGTRELVIIGGPCAVESRRQMELVAQQLQHAPVQALRGGVFKPRTSPYSFQGLGVEGLEILSEVRSRYNLPVVTEVMTIDQIESLADHADMLQVGSRNMQNFDLLKALGQIDKPVLLKRGLAATIEEFVMAAEYILSHGNSQVVLCERGIRSFDNFTRNVLDLGAVVALKQLTHLPVIVDPSHAVGKRELVPPLAKAAVACGADGLIIECHPEPEKSVSDARQALSLEDMVDLVQSLRPVAAAVGRQIAEPLNRPQLAMAS; this comes from the coding sequence ATGTTGAATGCCAAACTTGCTACACAATCTCATCCTGACCACAACACCATTGTCAGACTATCCGACAGCGTCGCCTTCGGGACGAGAGAGCTTGTGATTATTGGGGGGCCATGTGCTGTCGAGAGCCGAAGGCAAATGGAACTCGTGGCTCAACAGCTTCAGCACGCACCCGTTCAGGCGCTACGAGGTGGCGTTTTCAAACCCCGGACATCACCCTACTCGTTTCAAGGATTAGGTGTGGAAGGATTAGAAATCTTGTCAGAAGTGCGATCGCGCTACAATCTGCCGGTAGTCACCGAGGTCATGACTATTGATCAAATTGAATCCCTGGCAGACCATGCGGATATGCTTCAGGTTGGCAGCCGCAACATGCAAAACTTTGATTTACTCAAAGCACTCGGTCAAATCGACAAGCCAGTCCTGCTGAAGCGAGGGCTTGCTGCGACGATTGAGGAATTTGTCATGGCAGCCGAATACATTCTCAGCCACGGTAACTCTCAAGTGGTGCTGTGTGAGCGCGGTATCCGCAGTTTCGATAACTTCACCCGCAACGTCTTGGATTTAGGAGCCGTCGTAGCGCTCAAGCAGCTTACTCACCTGCCCGTGATTGTAGACCCCTCTCATGCTGTGGGCAAGCGGGAATTGGTCCCCCCTCTGGCCAAAGCGGCTGTAGCTTGTGGAGCCGATGGACTAATTATCGAGTGTCACCCAGAACCCGAAAAATCAGTTTCCGATGCACGTCAGGCGCTTTCTTTGGAAGATATGGTGGATTTAGTACAGAGTTTACGACCTGTTGCCGCCGCCGTTGGACGACAGATTGCGGAGCCTTTAAATCGTCCTCAATTGGCGATGGCGTCTTAA